In a genomic window of Caloenas nicobarica isolate bCalNic1 chromosome 1, bCalNic1.hap1, whole genome shotgun sequence:
- the F5 gene encoding coagulation factor V, with the protein MTLHCMRLFLLLLLGSWWPDSEKHVVGAVKVWEHYIAAQITSWTYKLEPEEKSRLEHSDPVFKKISYREYEVDFKKEKPANKFAGLLGPTLRAEVGDTLVVHLKNMADKPVSIHPQGILYTKNAEGCLYDDRTSSVEKRDDAVLPGQVYTYVWDITEEVGPREADLPCLTYAYYSHENMAMDFNSGLIGALLICKKGSLNEDGSQKLFNKEHVLMFGVFDENKSWQRSASLKYTINGYTDGTLPDLEACAYDNISWHLIGMSSKPEIFSIHINGQSMEQRHRRVSTVNLVGGASATVNMTVSQEGRWLISSLVQKHRQAGMHGYLTVRDCGDKDVKKSRLSFKERLMVKSWEYFIAAEEVTWDYAPSIPASLDRHYKAQHLDNFANLIGKKYKKAIFRQYTDASFTKRLENPRPKETGILGPIIRAQLNDKVKIVFKNKASRPYSIYFHGVTLSKNAEGADYPLDPTSNDTQSRGIEPGKTYTYEWTIAKTDQPTAQDAQCITRLYHSAVDIERDIASGLIGPLLICKSEALTQKGVQKKADGEQQAMFAVFDENKSWYIEDNIKDYCSNPASVKRDDPKFYNSNIMHTINGYVSDSSEILGFCQDSVVQWHFSSVGTHEIVSVRLSGHAFLYRRKYEDVLNLFPMSGESVTVEMDNVGTWLLASWGTPEMSYGMRLRFRDARCDYEEDYTFDVVDFTYTKTDKKAVSASVEEDAQQEEGDQEDLDYQDQLAALYSIRSLRKATGNEEKQNLTALAWEQYEGANAMSSEVAAGSGLTAINSSESRNTYKFLETHITPLPLIEAETFQPNHTSVTAEEDLFLASTSGGKADLVFENRNESNYEIDHGNKSTGEHLLSNGDGQTNVAEELPTDGKNSNFFSENHQEESTGRGDYNINSKRKKRNSLAMKFYSIQKMSALLNHVRNKNASFSDKTSASHSVHHSENTSDTAVVGTGQLPHEYDDELEEEEETKTENTVHAVNLTFASDLVVGDGSNASTLSEPKLSKDKQADTFSLHHTLGNISPNSSPALVKNFLEVSLPRSGKYSSKMTSEEWNLVSAKGILGLESNLDKSVSGKLDHHGRNGTEFINRKHVKKYQGFSRLMGEKQKGSHMHPPLKRKERNKNDTLSTSGTFIKIRRKKENPKMTHLLNPRSKKPQKFTSSMAGFGRTLFPGETNITALPCCTTRAPSEANHRVDPSRARHGESLNYTLTPRQLRPSITIGLPQENGDYEYATEGYYSEETSGSEYEYHYVSFDDPYMTDPKVNINTQRNPDDIAEHYLRSKGNERRYYIAAQEVCWNYAGYKKSTMMNDKTCKDGTTYKVIFQSYTDSTFTTLQEEDEYTEHLGILGPVIRAEVDDVILVHFKNMASRPYSVHAHGLLYEKSSEGSIYDDESTAWFKEDDEVQPNNSYIYVWYANRRSGPAQSGAACRSWIYYSDLNLEKDIHSGLIGPILICQKGTFSKSYNSGALTRDFFLLFMVFDEEKSWYFDKRSRRSCTEKTQEMQQCHKFHAINGITYNLQGLRMYEGELVRWHLLNMGGPKDIHVVHFHGQTFIEQGEPKHQLGTYTLLPGSFRTIEMKPQRPGWWLLDTEVGEYQQAGMQASYLVIEKECRIPMGLASGVILDSQIDASDHVDYWEPKLARLNNSGTYNAWSTTMEKEQLPWIQVDFQRQVLLTGIQTQGAKQFLKSLYIQKFFLVYSKDKRKWSTFKGDSSPAQKIFEGNSDAYGIKENIIDPPIIARYIRVYPTEAYNKPTLRMELLGCEVDGCSLPLGMENGEIKNNQITASSVKTSWFNTWDPSLARLNQKGKINAWRAKLNSSQQWLQIDLLTIKKITAIATQGTKSITAENFVKTYVIQYSDQGSEWKSYTDGSSSAAKVFLGNENSSGHVKHFFNPPILSRFIRIVPRTWYNGIALRVELYGCDFGGDLAVKRTDKPGSS; encoded by the exons ATGACACTCCACTGCATGcgtctttttctcttgcttctgcTTGGTTCGTGGTGGCCAGACTCGGAGAAGCATGTGGTGGGAGCTGTGAAGGTCTGGGAGCACTATATAGCTGCTCAGATCACTAGCTGGACCTACAAACTGGAACCTGAGGAAAAGTCCAG GTTGGAACATTCAGATCCTGTGTTTAAGAAAATTTCTTACAGAGAATATGAagtggattttaaaaaagaaaagccagccAATAAATTTGCAG GACTTCTGGGACCAACTCTGCGTGCTGAAGTAGGAGATACTTTAGTAGTTCACCTTAAGAATATGGCTGACAAGCCGGTCAGTATTCATCCCCAAGGCATACTTTATACCAAAAATGCAGAAG GCTGCCTGTATGATGACAGAACATCATCTGTAGAAAAACGAGATGATGCTGTACTTCCAGGCCAGGTCTACACTTATGTTTGGGATATAACAGAAGAAGTTGGTCCAAGAGAAGCTGACCTGCCTTGTCTTACTTATGCATACTATTCTCATGAGAACATGGCAATGGATTTTAACTCTGGTCTGATTGGAGCACTGCTTATCTGCAAGAAAg GAAGCTTAAATGAGGATGGGTCACAGAAACTTTTCAACAAGGAGCATGTACTGATGTTTGGTGTGTTTGATGAAAATAAGAGTTGGCAAAGATCAGCATCACTCAAGTACACAATTAATGGCTATACTGATGGAACATTACCAG atttAGAGGCTTGTGCATATGACAACATTAGCTGGCATTTGATAGGAATGAGTTCCAAGCCAGAAATTTTCTCCATTCACATCAATGGCCAGTCCATGGAGCAAAGACATCGCCGAGTTTCTACTGTTAACCTAGTGGGAGGAGCATCAGCCACAGTAAACATGACAGTGAGTCAGGAAGGAAGGTGGCTGATATCTTCTCTTGTCCAAAAGCACCGGCAAG CTGGAATGCACGGTTACCTCACTGTAAGAGACTGTGGGGACAAAGATGTGAAGAAGAGTCGTCTCTCCTTTAAAGAACGTCTTATGGTCAAAAGCTGGGAATATTTCATTGCTGCAGAAGAAGTTACTTGGGATTATGCCCCAAGTATTCCAGCCAGCCTTGATag acactATAAAGCACAGCACTTGGACAACTTTGCAAATCTCATAGGTAAAAAGTATAAAAAGGCTATTTTTAGGCAATATACCGATGCCAGCTTCACTAAACGTCTGGAAAATCCTCGTCCCAAGGAAACTGGAATCTTGGGCCCTATTATCAGAGCTCAACTTAATGACAAAGTCAAA ATTGTATTCAAAAATAAGGCCAGTCGACCCTACAGCATTTACTTCCATGGAGTCACACTTTCAAAGAATGCGGAAGGAGCTGATTATCCTCTGGATCCCACAA GCAATGACACCCAGAGTAGAGGAATTGAACCAGGGAAGACATACACTTACGAATGGACAATAGCTAAAACGGACCAACCCACTGCACAGGACGCACAATGCATTACAAGGCTATATCATAGTGCTGTAGATATCGAGAGAGATATAGCCTCTGGACTGATTGGCCCACTTCTGATTTGTAAAAGTGAAGCATTGACACAGAAGGGTGTGCAG aaaaaagcagatggggagcagcaggcaATGTTTGCTGTGTTTGATGAAAATAAGAGCTGGTACATAGAGGATAACATCAAGGACTACTGCAGCAACCCTGCCAGTGTTAAAAGGGATGATCCCAAGTTCTATAACTCGAATATAATGCACA caatAAATGGCTATGTGTCTGACAGCAGTGAAATCCTTGGATTTTGCCAAGATAGCGTGGTTCAGTGGCACTTCTCCAGTGTTGGCACTCATGAGATTGTTTCTGTTCGCCTTTCTGGGCATGCTTTTCTGTATCGAAGGAAGTATGAAGATGTGTTGAACCTTTTCCCAATGAGTGGAGAATCAGTCACAGTAGAAATGGACAATGTTG GTACTTGGCTTTTAGCATCCTGGGGTACCCCAGAGATGAGTTACGGCATGAGACTGAGATTCAGAGATGCCAGATGTGACTATGAGGAAGATTACACGTTTGATGTTGTGGATTTCACTTACACCAAGACTGATAAAAAGGCTGTTTCTGCCTCAGTTGAAGAAGATGCACAACAAGAAGAAGGAGATCAAGAGGATTTGGATTATCAGGATCAGCTGGCTGCTTTATACTCCATCCGAAGCCTTAGGAAGGCAACAggcaatgaagaaaaacaaaacctgacGGCACTGGCCTGGGAACAGTATGAAGGCGCCAATGCCATGAGTTCTGAGGTGGCGGCTGGCTCAGGTCTGACAGCTATAAATAGCAGTGAATCCAGAAACACCTATAAGTTCTTAGAAACTCACATCACTCCTCTTCCCCTAATCGAGGCTGAAACATTCCAGCCAAACCACACGTCAGTCACAGCAGAAGAGGACTTATTTTTAGCTAGCACAAGTGGTGGAAAAGCTGACTTGGTATTTGAGAATAGAAACGAAAGCAATTATGAAATAGATCATGGTAACAAGTCCACAGGTGAACACTTGCTGAGCAATGGGGACGGCCAAACGAATGTTGCAGAAGAGCTTCCAACTGATGGGaagaacagtaattttttttcagaaaatcatcAAGAGGAAAGCACTGGAAGAGGAGATTATAACATTAatagtaaaaggaaaaagcgAAACTCACTGGCCATGAAGTTCTACTCCATCCAAAAGATGAGTGCCCTTTTAAATCATGTACGAAATAAAAATGCCTCATTTTCTGACAAGACAAGTGCATCTCATTCTGTGCATCATTCAGAGAACACATCTGATACAGCCGTGGTGGGAACTGGGCAGCTTCCACATGAATATGATGATGaactggaagaggaggaggaaacaaagacagaaaacactgtGCATGCAGTTAACTTGACGTTTGCTTCAGACCTCGTTGTAGGAGATGGGTCTAATGCATCCACCCTCTCTGAACCCAAGCTATCCAAAGATAAACAAGCAGACACTTTTTCTTTACATCATACATTGGGCAACATAAGCCCTAATTCCAGCCCTGCACTAGTGAAGAACTTTCTAGAGGTATCGTTGCCCAGGTCTGGGAAATATTCATCTAAAATGACAAGTGAGGAATGGAATTTGGTGTCTGCAAAGGGGATTCTTGGATTAGAGTCAAATTTAGATAAATCTGTTAGTGGTAAGTTAGATCATCATGGCAGAAATGGTACAGAATTCATAAATAGGAAGCATGTGAAGAAGTATCAAGGGTTCTCACGTCTAatgggagaaaaacagaaagggaGCCACATGCATCCAcctctgaaaagaaaggaaaggaacaagAATGATACTTTGAGTACATCTGGAACCTTCATCAAGATccgaaggaaaaaggaaaatccaaaAATGACCCACTTGCTAAACCCAAGGAGTAAAAAGCCCCAAAAATTCACCAGTTCTATGGCAGGGTTCGGCCGTACATTGTTTCCAGGTGAGACAAACATCACGGCACTGCCATGTTGCACCACAAGGGCACCCAGTGAGGCCAACCATAGAGTGGATCCAAGTAGAGCCAGGCATGGAGAGTCGCTAAATTACACACTCACGCCACGACAGCTTAGGCCATCGATCACAATTGGGCTTCCCCAAGAAAATGGAGACTATGAGTATGCTACGGAAGGATATTACAGCGAGGAAACGTCAGGCAGTGAATACGAATACCATTATGTCAGCTTTGATGACCCGTACATGACAGACCCAAAAGTGAATATCAACACACAACGGAACCCAGACGACATTGCTGAACACTACCTGCGTAGCAAAGGGAATGAGAGGAGATACTATATTGCAGCTCAAGAGGTCTGCTGGAACTATGCAGGATATAAAAAAAG TACAATGATGAATGACAAAACCTGTAAAGATGGCACCACGTACAAGGTGATTTTCCAAAGCTATACAGACAGTACCTTTACAACTCTTCAGGAGGAAGATGAATATACAGAACACCTTGGCATCCTGGGGCCAGTTATCCGGGCTGAAGTGGACGATGTTATCCTA gttcaTTTTAAGAATATGGCATCCAGACCATATTCCGTCCATGCTCATGGACTCCTCTATGAAAAGTCCTCTGAGGGAAGTATTTATGATGACGAATCTACTGCTTGGTTTAAGGAAGATGATGAAGTTCAGCCAAATAACAGCTATATATACGTATGGTATGCAAACAGGCGATCGGGACCTGCGCAGTCAGGAGCAGCTTGTCGGTCCTGGATCTACTACTCTGATTTAAATCTG GAGAAAGATATTCACTCTGGTTTGATTGGGCCAATACTGATCTGTCAAAAAGGAACCTTCAGTAAATCATACAACAGCGGAGCATTGACCCGagactttttcttgctttttatggTCTTTGATGAAGAGAAAAGCTGGTACTTTGACAAACGTTCCAGAAGGTCTTGTACTGAAAAGACCCAAGAAATGCAGCAGTGCCACAAATTCCATG ccattaATGGGATTACCTACAATTTGCAAGGCTTGAGGATGTATGAAGGCGAACTGGTCCGATGGCATTTGCTGAATATGGGTGGGCCAAAAGACATCCATGTTGTTCATTTTCATGGACAGACCTTCATAGAACAAGGAGAGCCAAAGCACCAGCTTGGtacatacacactccttccag GCTCATTCAGAACAATTGAAATGAAACCACAGAGACCTGGCTGGTGGCTTCTAGACACTGAAGTGGGGGAATATCAGCAAGCAGGAATGCAGGCATCCTACTTGGTTATAGAGAAAG AGTGCAGAATTCCGATGGGTCTAGCAAGTGGAGTTATACTCGATTCGCAAATCGATGCTTCAGATCATGTAG ATTATTGGGAACCTAAGTTAGCCCGATTAAACAATTCTGGAACATACAATGCTTGGAGCACTACAATGGAAAAAGAGCAACTCCCTTGGATCCAG GTGGACTTTCAAAGACAAGTTCTGTTAACTGGGATACAGACACAGGGAGCCAAGCAGTTTCTTAAGTCCTTGTACATCCAGAAGTTCTTTCTTGTTTACAGCAAAGACAAAAGGAAGTGGAGCACCTTCAAAGGAGACAGTTCTCCAGCACAAAAG atTTTTGAAGGTAACTCTGATGCCTATGGGATAAAAGAGAACATCATTGATCCCCCAATTATTGCTAGGTACATCAGAGTCTACCCAACCGAGGCCTACAACAAGCCCACTCTTCGCATGGAGCTTCTGGGCTGTGAAGTAGATG GTTGCTCTTTGCCACTTGGAATGGAAAATGGAGAGATCAAGAATAACCAGATAACAGCCTCATCTGTTAAGACATCCTGGTTCAACACATGGGACCCTTCACTTGCTCGTCTCAATCAGAAAGGAAAGATTAATGCCTGGCGAGCCAAG TTGAACAGCAGCCAACAGTGGCTGCAAATTGACCTTCTCACAATTAAGAAGATAACTGCTATTGCTACCCAGGGGACTAAGTCCATAACTGCTGAAAACTTTGTGAAAACCTATGTTATTCAATACAGCGACCAAGGCTCAGAGTGGAAATCCTATACAGATGGTTCAAGCTCGGCGGCAAAG GTTTTCTTGGGTAATGAAAACAGCAGTGGGCACGTCAAGCATTTCTTTAATCCACCCATCCTGTCCAGGTTTATCCGCATTGTTCCAAGAACATGGTATAATGGTATTGCCCTTCGGGTAGAACTCTACGGCTGTGATTTTGGTGGGGACCTGGCTGTGAAAAGGACTGACAAGCCTGGGAGCTCTTAA